In Romboutsia lituseburensis, a genomic segment contains:
- the asrA gene encoding anaerobic sulfite reductase subunit AsrA: MKIKLSKSNFNEGLSKLSKDYKILAPVSLGYKGTYSDTDVVRYQEVNSIEEMEFNKKSDFSPKEVIFPITQILFYFTEKEFKESDIDDKKVILFLRACDINAIKRLDQIYLSNGLDEDYYYKKLREKVKFVVVGCKESFRNCFCVSMESNKTDNYSMGLNINGDEIQLEIKDEDLNIFNGENDNFEIEFVKENLFKIDLPDTEKLDLKELANYEMWNDYNGRCIACGRCNFVCPTCSCYTMQDVYYKENENVGERRRVWAGCHVDGFTSMAGGHEFRTTKGERMRFKTMHKVYDFKKRFGYNMCVGCGRCDDACPQYISFSNCIEKVSEIVNKEEK, encoded by the coding sequence ATGAAAATAAAATTAAGTAAATCAAATTTTAATGAAGGCTTAAGTAAACTAAGCAAAGACTATAAAATACTTGCACCAGTATCTCTTGGATATAAAGGAACTTATTCAGATACTGATGTTGTAAGGTATCAAGAAGTTAATTCTATTGAGGAAATGGAATTTAATAAAAAATCAGACTTTTCACCAAAGGAAGTTATTTTTCCTATAACTCAGATATTATTTTATTTTACAGAAAAAGAATTTAAGGAAAGTGACATAGATGATAAAAAAGTAATACTGTTTTTAAGAGCATGTGATATAAATGCAATAAAAAGATTAGATCAGATATATTTATCAAATGGATTAGATGAAGATTATTATTATAAAAAGCTTAGAGAAAAAGTAAAATTTGTTGTAGTTGGATGTAAGGAAAGCTTTAGAAACTGTTTTTGCGTAAGTATGGAATCTAACAAAACAGATAATTATTCAATGGGATTAAATATTAATGGAGATGAAATTCAACTAGAGATAAAAGATGAAGATTTAAATATTTTTAACGGTGAAAACGATAACTTTGAAATTGAATTTGTTAAAGAAAACTTATTTAAAATAGATTTACCAGATACAGAAAAATTAGATTTAAAAGAATTAGCAAATTATGAAATGTGGAATGATTATAATGGTAGATGTATAGCATGTGGTCGATGTAATTTTGTATGTCCAACTTGTTCTTGCTATACAATGCAAGATGTTTATTATAAAGAAAATGAAAACGTTGGAGAAAGAAGACGAGTTTGGGCAGGATGTCATGTAGATGGTTTTACATCTATGGCAGGAGGACATGAATTTAGAACTACTAAAGGTGAACGTATGAGATTTAAAACTATGCACAAAGTGTATGATTTTAAAAAGCGTTTTGGATATAACATGTGTGTAGGATGTGGTAGATGTGACGATGCTTGTCCTCAATATATATCATTTTCAAATTGTATAGAAAAAGTAAGTGAAATAGTTAATAAGGAGGAGAAATAA
- a CDS encoding nitroreductase family protein — MNEVLNTINSRVSLRKYDDREISNDDLEKIIESAIKAPTAGNMMMYSILKITDEKIKETLSKTCDNQPFIKNAKVILIFLADLQKWYDYFKVCQVENIKAPGMNDFMLGVDDAIIACQNAVVAAESLGIGSCYIGDIMENYEKHKQLLNLPDYTFPAAMITLGYCPKDMNKIYRDRFDKNYVVFENTYKKLNENELKNMFKHKEEDMPRTNVYNAKNFGQLIYNRKTSADFSVEMDRSIKEWIKQFTK; from the coding sequence ATGAATGAAGTTTTAAATACTATAAATAGTAGAGTTTCCTTAAGAAAATATGATGACAGAGAAATAAGTAATGATGATTTAGAAAAAATAATAGAAAGTGCTATAAAAGCTCCTACAGCTGGAAATATGATGATGTACTCTATTTTAAAAATAACAGATGAAAAAATAAAAGAAACTTTAAGTAAAACATGTGACAATCAGCCGTTTATAAAAAATGCTAAAGTTATATTAATATTTTTAGCAGATCTTCAAAAGTGGTATGACTACTTTAAAGTTTGTCAAGTTGAAAATATAAAAGCTCCGGGTATGAATGATTTTATGTTAGGTGTAGATGATGCTATTATAGCTTGTCAAAATGCAGTAGTTGCAGCTGAAAGTTTAGGAATAGGAAGTTGCTATATAGGTGATATAATGGAGAATTATGAAAAACATAAGCAACTTTTAAACTTGCCAGATTACACATTTCCAGCTGCAATGATAACATTAGGATACTGTCCAAAAGATATGAACAAAATTTATAGAGATAGATTTGATAAAAATTATGTTGTATTTGAAAATACATATAAAAAATTAAATGAAAATGAATTAAAAAATATGTTTAAACACAAAGAAGAAGATATGCCAAGGACTAACGTATATAATGCTAAAAATTTTGGTCAACTCATATATAATAGAAAAACAAGTGCAGATTTTTCTGTTGAAATGGATAGATCTATAAAAGAATGGATAAAACAATTTACTAAATAG
- the asrB gene encoding anaerobic sulfite reductase subunit AsrB, which produces MNPYIPIAAKIIDIVKHTDIEWTFRVKANTKDVLPGKFYEISIPKFGESPISVSGYGKDYIDFTIRSVGKVTNELFDYKVGDSFFIRGPYGNGFDVSLYEDREVVVVAGGSGLAPVRGIIEHFYENIDKCKSFKLIAGFRSPQDVLFKDDLKKWSEKLDVTVTVDKADENYQGNIGLVTKYIPNLQIENINNTSAIVVGPPMMMKFTVEEFLKRDLAENNIWVSYERKMCCGIGKCGHCKMDDTYICIDGPVFDYSYAKNLID; this is translated from the coding sequence ATGAATCCATATATACCAATAGCAGCAAAAATAATAGACATAGTTAAGCATACAGACATAGAGTGGACATTTAGAGTTAAGGCAAATACAAAAGATGTTTTACCAGGCAAGTTTTATGAAATATCTATACCAAAGTTTGGTGAGAGTCCAATATCTGTAAGTGGATATGGAAAAGATTATATAGATTTCACAATAAGAAGTGTAGGTAAAGTAACAAATGAACTTTTTGATTATAAGGTAGGAGATAGCTTCTTTATAAGAGGGCCTTATGGGAATGGATTTGATGTTAGCTTATATGAAGATAGAGAAGTAGTAGTAGTAGCAGGTGGTAGTGGTCTTGCACCTGTTCGAGGAATTATAGAGCATTTTTATGAAAATATAGATAAATGTAAAAGTTTTAAGCTAATAGCTGGATTTAGATCTCCTCAAGATGTATTGTTTAAAGATGATTTGAAAAAGTGGAGTGAAAAATTAGATGTTACAGTTACTGTTGATAAAGCAGATGAAAATTACCAAGGAAATATTGGGCTTGTAACAAAATATATTCCAAATTTACAAATTGAAAATATTAATAATACATCAGCTATAGTAGTAGGACCTCCTATGATGATGAAGTTTACAGTTGAAGAATTTTTAAAAAGAGATTTAGCAGAAAATAATATATGGGTTTCTTATGAAAGAAAAATGTGTTGTGGAATAGGTAAATGTGGACATTGTAAGATGGATGATACTTATATTTGTATAGATGGTCCTGTATTTGATTATTCGTATGCTAAAAACCTTATAGATTAG
- a CDS encoding GNAT family N-acetyltransferase: MNWKIKSFEELKNKELYKILNLRSEVFVVEQECLFNDCDGSDENCYHLYLEENDEILAYLRIVEKGISYDEISIGRVVVSKDARGRGIARKLMLKGIEFIEKELNDNEIRISAQEYLVDFYKSLGFEEVSEVYLEDNILHVEMLYKTK, encoded by the coding sequence ATGAACTGGAAAATTAAATCATTTGAGGAACTAAAGAACAAAGAATTATATAAAATTTTAAACTTAAGAAGCGAGGTTTTCGTAGTAGAACAAGAATGCCTATTTAATGATTGTGATGGAAGTGATGAAAACTGCTATCATTTATACTTAGAAGAAAATGATGAAATATTAGCATATTTAAGAATTGTAGAAAAAGGAATATCATATGATGAAATATCAATAGGTAGAGTAGTAGTTTCAAAAGATGCGAGAGGTAGAGGCATTGCTAGAAAATTAATGTTAAAAGGGATTGAGTTTATTGAGAAAGAATTGAATGATAATGAAATTAGAATTTCTGCTCAAGAATATCTAGTAGATTTCTATAAAAGCCTTGGATTTGAAGAAGTATCAGAAGTTTATCTTGAAGATAATATTCTTCATGTAGAAATGCTTTATAAAACTAAATAA
- a CDS encoding Crp/Fnr family transcriptional regulator: protein MKKILDYDIDKVHIFKNIKDSTRKEIIKRGKIKVINKKDILFYEKEKIEKIYFLLEGKVSTFKMSEGGERKVIFILKQGEMINEIILDEVKTSTVTCEAFEKSLVLEYSIEEFISIVENDFGLSKNIFNYMERRTRRLYRQLKNSISIKIDKKLAAKLYRISKEFGVKSGSWTLINVNISITYIADMLGCKRETLSRAMKNLQDEGLVKLEGKKIYVKERELSNYFKGN from the coding sequence ATGAAAAAAATTTTAGATTATGATATAGATAAGGTTCACATATTTAAAAATATAAAAGATAGTACTAGAAAAGAAATTATAAAAAGAGGAAAAATAAAGGTAATAAATAAGAAAGATATATTATTTTATGAAAAAGAAAAAATAGAAAAAATATATTTTTTACTAGAAGGAAAAGTATCAACTTTTAAAATGAGTGAGGGTGGAGAACGAAAAGTAATATTTATATTAAAGCAAGGCGAAATGATAAATGAAATAATATTAGATGAAGTTAAAACATCTACAGTTACTTGTGAAGCCTTTGAAAAATCATTAGTATTGGAATATAGTATTGAAGAGTTTATAAGTATAGTTGAAAATGATTTTGGGCTCTCAAAAAATATTTTTAATTATATGGAGAGAAGAACCAGAAGACTATATAGGCAACTTAAAAATTCTATATCCATAAAGATAGATAAAAAGTTAGCTGCTAAATTATATAGAATTAGTAAAGAATTTGGTGTTAAAAGTGGAAGTTGGACTCTTATAAATGTTAATATAAGTATAACCTATATTGCTGATATGTTGGGATGTAAAAGAGAGACATTATCAAGAGCAATGAAAAATCTTCAAGATGAAGGATTAGTAAAATTAGAGGGGAAAAAAATATATGTAAAGGAAAGGGAATTGTCTAATTACTTTAAAGGAAATTAG
- the asrC gene encoding sulfite reductase subunit C yields MIRDLNTKKVMKNAYRITKNKYETALRVRIPGGCVDPESLMIVSKIASEYGNGQIHMTTRQGFEILGIKMECMEEVNKLVQPIIDKMNINQEEKGKGYPSAGTRNISACIGNKVCPKAQYNTTEFAKKIEDAVFPNDLHVKVALTGCPNDCIKARSHDFGIIGMTLPKYDKDRCVSCGACVKKCKSLSTGALHAENYRVIRDHSKCIGCGECVLNCPTNAWARDSKKYYRLAIMGRSGKKNPRLAEDFLVWADEENIIKIILNTYKYVEHYIDRSLPKEHIGYIVDRTGFMEFKKWALEGVNFEDITIVNQNVYWSGIKY; encoded by the coding sequence GTGATAAGAGATTTAAATACTAAAAAAGTAATGAAAAATGCTTATAGAATAACTAAAAATAAATATGAAACAGCTTTGAGAGTTAGAATACCAGGAGGTTGTGTTGACCCTGAAAGTTTAATGATAGTTTCAAAAATTGCTAGTGAATATGGGAATGGACAAATACACATGACAACTAGACAAGGATTTGAAATACTTGGAATTAAAATGGAATGCATGGAAGAAGTAAATAAGCTTGTACAACCAATAATTGATAAAATGAACATAAATCAAGAAGAAAAAGGCAAAGGATATCCATCTGCTGGAACTAGAAATATATCAGCATGTATAGGAAATAAAGTCTGTCCAAAGGCACAATATAATACAACTGAGTTTGCAAAAAAGATAGAGGATGCAGTTTTTCCAAATGACTTGCATGTAAAAGTAGCTTTAACAGGATGTCCAAATGATTGTATAAAAGCTAGAAGTCATGATTTTGGAATAATAGGTATGACACTTCCTAAATATGATAAAGATAGATGTGTATCATGTGGTGCCTGTGTTAAAAAATGTAAAAGCTTGTCAACAGGAGCCCTTCATGCAGAAAACTATAGGGTTATAAGAGATCATAGTAAATGTATTGGATGTGGAGAGTGTGTTTTAAATTGCCCAACAAATGCATGGGCTAGAGACTCTAAAAAGTATTATAGATTAGCTATAATGGGTAGAAGTGGTAAGAAAAATCCAAGACTTGCTGAAGATTTTTTAGTTTGGGCAGATGAAGAAAATATTATAAAGATAATATTAAATACTTATAAATATGTAGAACACTATATAGATAGAAGTCTTCCTAAGGAGCATATTGGATATATAGTAGATAGAACTGGATTTATGGAGTTTAAAAAGTGGGCACTAGAAGGTGTAAACTTTGAGGATATAACTATAGTAAATCAAAATGTATATTGGAGTGGTATAAAGTATTAA
- a CDS encoding NosD domain-containing protein, with protein sequence MNNDHTLSNPTIDISSYSFMSKPIGTSKDNIICLTEDGFSKPIGTFDKSNRIAELTTSLKDKILIINMSNFDLLGNNYSIQSDFSETLIFICENLQNIVIDSIDFISNSTCIELFKSNKNITIKNCNFTNSKIGLLSLESENLTICNNSFFNIHHGITLVGCNNTCINCNSFFENIIATYLYKSNINTNIITNIYNDCIEGITLYKDNNLNKIYKNTFKSNILFSMNFGIRLFYGNGYNIISENLIIHNNSIIKKSEDNNKLYFIGIYFENNFNILNEISNNKIIVKNNNYELKGSSSIDVRLYGIAIFSDHSQIEIFNNHIAISNNKFNILGSEKQNVLITNIFMKNNYKNRIYSNTCHTIKNKILFSENNISVLISSINIDKQNSSLIIKNNQLFILKNILIPSANQNIFYSLIISPIIVCLENTNIDIINNNIEMNFNTLGINSAIFVNKSNFGINVLNNFVSNLDGHAIVLNEDNIANTVQYNRLENITGLGICLLNSNHSNIIKDNFMKNIKSTSLLLSIYNLSNIISNNYFENNYRSIYILPFNNQYNTINYNKFNNNNNNLLVSSNLNNYIFENLVKLKNDNLKVYDS encoded by the coding sequence ATGAATAATGATCATACACTGTCAAATCCTACAATTGATATAAGTTCTTATTCTTTTATGTCTAAGCCTATTGGTACATCTAAAGACAATATAATCTGTCTAACCGAAGATGGTTTTAGTAAACCAATAGGGACATTTGATAAATCAAATAGGATTGCAGAACTTACCACCTCATTAAAAGATAAAATTTTAATAATAAATATGAGTAATTTTGACTTACTAGGAAATAATTATTCAATTCAAAGCGATTTTTCAGAAACGCTTATTTTTATTTGCGAAAATTTACAAAATATTGTTATTGATTCTATAGATTTTATATCAAATTCTACATGCATAGAACTTTTTAAATCTAATAAAAACATAACAATAAAAAACTGTAACTTTACAAACTCTAAAATAGGATTACTATCTTTAGAAAGTGAAAATTTAACTATTTGTAATAATAGTTTCTTTAATATACATCATGGTATAACATTGGTAGGATGCAATAATACATGTATAAACTGTAATAGTTTTTTCGAAAATATAATTGCAACTTATTTATATAAAAGCAATATAAATACAAACATAATTACAAATATTTATAATGATTGTATTGAAGGTATAACCCTATACAAAGATAATAATTTAAATAAGATATATAAAAATACCTTTAAAAGTAATATATTATTTTCTATGAATTTTGGAATAAGGCTATTTTATGGAAATGGATATAATATAATTTCAGAAAATTTAATCATTCATAACAACTCCATAATAAAAAAATCTGAAGATAATAATAAATTATATTTTATAGGAATTTATTTCGAAAATAATTTTAATATTCTTAATGAGATTTCAAATAACAAAATAATAGTAAAAAATAATAACTATGAGTTAAAAGGATCCTCTAGCATAGATGTAAGACTTTATGGAATAGCTATATTTTCAGATCATAGTCAAATTGAAATTTTTAATAATCATATAGCTATTTCAAATAACAAATTTAATATTTTAGGTTCAGAAAAGCAAAATGTACTTATAACCAACATTTTCATGAAAAATAATTATAAAAATAGAATTTATTCTAATACTTGTCACACTATAAAAAACAAAATTTTATTTAGTGAAAATAATATTTCCGTACTTATATCATCTATTAATATAGATAAACAAAACAGCTCTCTTATAATAAAAAATAATCAATTATTTATTTTAAAAAATATATTAATTCCTTCTGCAAATCAAAATATATTTTATAGCTTAATAATAAGCCCTATAATAGTATGTCTTGAAAATACTAATATAGACATAATAAACAACAATATTGAAATGAATTTTAATACTTTAGGAATCAACTCTGCTATTTTTGTAAACAAATCTAACTTCGGAATAAATGTATTAAATAATTTTGTCTCAAATTTAGATGGACATGCAATAGTTTTAAATGAAGACAATATAGCCAATACTGTACAATATAACAGGCTAGAAAACATTACTGGCTTAGGAATTTGTTTATTAAATTCAAATCATTCTAATATTATAAAAGATAATTTTATGAAAAATATAAAGTCAACTTCTTTATTACTATCAATATATAATTTGTCCAATATAATATCTAATAACTATTTCGAAAATAATTATAGGTCAATTTATATATTACCTTTTAATAATCAGTATAATACCATCAATTATAATAAATTTAATAATAATAATAATAATTTATTAGTAAGCTCAAATTTAAACAATTATATTTTTGAAAATCTAGTAAAACTCAAAAACGATAACCTTAAAGTTTATGATTCTTAA
- a CDS encoding lipoate--protein ligase gives MIYVENHSQNPYFNFALEYYLMTEKDLKDDTIFMFWRTNPTLMVGKFQNTIEEINNKYVEENNINVVRRITGGGTIYTDMNGWQYTFIKKNYNGSGIDFKTFTQPIIDALKEQGVEASFNSRNDLLIGNKKFSGNAQYIKDNVRLHHGSILFNTNIEEMVKSITVAEDKIISKGIKSVRERVTNVSEHLQKDIDAIQFRNLMLKSLLKNVDNIYKLTEKDIQRVNEIAKEKFETWEWNYGASPKFNISKWKRFEGGKVSFNMNVKKGIIEDCSINGDFFGEGNIEDVSKALCGCKYNKEDVTKVISNIDIPRYFFKVNKDEIIDCII, from the coding sequence ATGATATACGTAGAAAACCACTCACAAAATCCATATTTTAACTTTGCACTTGAATATTACCTTATGACAGAAAAAGACTTGAAAGATGATACTATATTTATGTTTTGGAGAACAAATCCAACTTTAATGGTAGGGAAGTTTCAAAATACAATAGAAGAAATAAATAATAAATATGTAGAAGAGAATAACATAAATGTTGTAAGACGTATAACAGGTGGAGGCACAATTTATACGGATATGAATGGATGGCAGTATACATTTATAAAAAAGAACTACAATGGAAGTGGAATAGATTTTAAAACATTTACTCAGCCAATAATAGATGCACTTAAAGAACAAGGTGTAGAGGCAAGTTTTAATAGTAGAAATGATTTACTTATAGGAAATAAGAAATTTTCAGGAAATGCACAATATATAAAAGATAATGTAAGACTTCATCATGGATCAATTTTATTTAATACAAATATAGAGGAAATGGTTAAAAGTATAACTGTTGCTGAGGATAAAATAATATCTAAGGGAATAAAATCGGTTAGAGAGAGAGTAACAAATGTGTCTGAACATTTACAAAAAGATATAGATGCCATTCAGTTTAGAAATCTAATGTTAAAAAGCTTACTAAAGAATGTTGATAATATATATAAACTAACAGAAAAAGATATACAAAGGGTAAATGAAATAGCAAAAGAAAAATTTGAGACATGGGAATGGAATTACGGAGCATCACCTAAATTTAATATAAGTAAGTGGAAAAGATTTGAAGGTGGAAAAGTATCATTTAATATGAATGTTAAAAAGGGTATTATTGAAGATTGTAGTATAAATGGGGACTTCTTTGGTGAAGGAAACATTGAAGATGTATCAAAAGCACTTTGTGGATGTAAATACAATAAGGAAGATGTAACCAAAGTAATAAGTAATATAGATATACCAAGATATTTCTTTAAAGTAAATAAAGATGAAATTATAGACTGTATAATTTAA
- a CDS encoding formate/nitrite transporter family protein, translating into MHNETLEKLTNAAKNKVNLLNKSLLKYLTSSAFAGLYVGLGIILIFTIGGLLSAANSPMTKILMGMSFAIALSLVVFTGAELFTGNNMVMTAGTLNKGVKLGDTCKVWMYSYIGNLIGSLIVAILFVGTGLISKGPVMEFFATTASAKASAGAMELFFRGILCNILVCVAILCSFRTNNDAAKLIIIFMCLFAFITSGFEHSVANMTIFGVALFSPTISSVTVGGAIYNLAIVTLGNMVGGAIFMGAGAYILVSEDK; encoded by the coding sequence ATGCACAATGAAACTCTAGAAAAACTAACTAATGCAGCAAAAAATAAGGTTAACTTGTTAAATAAAAGTTTATTAAAGTATTTAACTTCATCAGCATTTGCAGGACTTTATGTAGGACTAGGAATTATATTAATATTTACAATTGGTGGACTTTTAAGTGCTGCAAATTCTCCTATGACAAAAATTTTAATGGGAATGTCATTTGCTATAGCACTTAGTTTAGTAGTATTTACAGGAGCTGAGTTATTTACAGGTAACAATATGGTAATGACAGCGGGTACTTTAAATAAAGGTGTAAAATTAGGAGATACATGTAAGGTATGGATGTATAGCTATATAGGAAATTTAATAGGATCTTTAATTGTAGCAATTTTATTTGTAGGGACAGGATTAATATCAAAAGGACCTGTTATGGAATTTTTTGCTACGACAGCATCAGCAAAAGCTAGTGCTGGAGCCATGGAACTTTTCTTTAGAGGGATATTATGTAATATATTAGTTTGTGTAGCTATATTATGTTCATTTAGAACTAACAATGATGCTGCTAAATTAATAATAATATTTATGTGTTTATTTGCATTTATAACAAGTGGTTTTGAGCATAGTGTAGCTAATATGACTATATTTGGAGTTGCTTTATTTTCACCAACTATATCAAGTGTTACAGTAGGAGGAGCTATATATAATTTAGCAATAGTTACCCTAGGGAATATGGTAGGAGGAGCTATATTCATGGGGGCAGGAGCCTATATATTAGTAAGTGAGGATAAATAG
- a CDS encoding zinc ribbon domain-containing protein, with protein MSNLREKFDKKFSKVQDGIDKGREKIEIVKEKSTLSDEMNNYELKKTNLLLEMGELLYTKLRNGTAMDNDFDDYKSQIIDIDKHIYEISMKIKEIETLKNDTICECGSILNPNAKFCAECGKKIEIEEVQVKYLICHRCNSEVDLDSNYCSCCGFKIDNNL; from the coding sequence ATGAGTAATTTAAGAGAGAAATTTGATAAAAAATTTTCTAAGGTTCAAGATGGAATAGATAAAGGTAGAGAAAAAATTGAAATAGTAAAAGAAAAATCTACTTTGAGTGATGAAATGAATAATTATGAATTAAAAAAGACTAATTTACTTTTAGAAATGGGTGAATTATTGTATACAAAACTTAGAAATGGTACTGCTATGGATAATGATTTTGATGATTATAAAAGTCAAATTATAGATATAGACAAACATATATATGAGATTTCTATGAAAATAAAAGAAATAGAAACATTAAAAAATGATACTATCTGTGAATGTGGAAGTATTTTAAATCCAAATGCTAAGTTCTGTGCTGAATGTGGGAAAAAAATAGAGATAGAAGAGGTACAAGTTAAATATTTAATTTGCCACAGATGTAATAGTGAAGTAGATTTAGATTCTAATTACTGTAGCTGCTGTGGTTTTAAAATAGATAATAACTTATAA
- a CDS encoding cytosine permease: MVFTNYDKNKKVAVSTTVRAFLIGNSLMLLFGAVGAMVTGQADIAEVMFMQGLIIPAIIILGLNIWTTNDNALYGSGLGFSNITKNPKSIMIIMNGIIGTILALFLYNNFMVWLNFLNSFIPATGAVIIADYFIVNKRSYKNFSSMKFEKININAIIAWGLGVLGAFLLPEITPLNSVLISIVSYSIMNKINNKKSKSIFSDQELKNVA, translated from the coding sequence ATTGTATTTACAAATTACGATAAAAATAAAAAAGTAGCAGTGAGTACAACTGTAAGAGCATTTTTAATAGGTAATTCATTAATGTTATTATTTGGAGCAGTTGGGGCGATGGTTACAGGACAAGCTGATATTGCTGAGGTTATGTTTATGCAAGGACTTATAATACCTGCAATAATAATATTAGGATTAAATATTTGGACAACTAATGATAATGCTTTATACGGCTCAGGACTTGGATTTTCAAATATAACTAAAAATCCTAAGAGTATTATGATTATAATGAATGGGATAATAGGAACAATACTGGCACTATTTTTATATAACAACTTTATGGTATGGTTAAATTTCTTAAATTCATTCATACCAGCAACAGGTGCTGTTATAATAGCTGATTATTTTATAGTAAATAAACGTAGTTATAAGAATTTTAGCTCAATGAAGTTTGAAAAAATAAATATAAATGCCATAATAGCTTGGGGGTTAGGTGTATTAGGAGCATTCTTATTACCTGAAATAACTCCATTAAATTCAGTATTAATATCGATAGTATCATATAGTATTATGAATAAAATAAATAATAAAAAATCTAAATCAATATTTAGTGATCAAGAATTAAAAAATGTAGCGTAA